A genomic window from Salvelinus fontinalis isolate EN_2023a unplaced genomic scaffold, ASM2944872v1 scaffold_0033, whole genome shotgun sequence includes:
- the LOC129842331 gene encoding histone-lysine N-methyltransferase ASH1L-like isoform X4, with the protein MDQRAKGGPSLPPPSSPPLLPTAPPQQYPEKEVGGGTRKRIEKEGGGAVLEVLIEGCCGAAGQRQLPFPGSERSCTEGNVRLRIGVQTAKRTKKPPRTLEGYECKPPIRTYQRPGRGAAGRGSQEGGGSGQWNSPQEEGDGEQNQGSDPSTTQTRKIHSSSPPSSSSSSSAPTTTPLSPANPQTAPAKQQVPVNLGYKKSDTLPEKPRHPDPPDAHSKLLSPAQMDQATPSDPTASSPHSPPPSSPHSPLVKDPSGEAGVKGEGGMLNGGVPTVTCHPTRLTKVKGHKQNCSSSAAPTNVNSTTRPPASSPHQADLAAQDRTTGFSCPPTPPPSTPLLPDQRGAPVADGRLSPAASLTSLSKGPLLPSSVGNERGKEEKAKKKKERDDKARGEKGKGKRGEKGRGKEDRGRNEKMDRDERGKEGTGMDESGRDMTGKEERNGDEDKEREKPRDLRTNKSPSSTKCQMLSDVQSRKTGTPSPDLTSRTGESDDTGAPSRPTVSPSNPSTASSPLTSLPPPSLSLHSSSPPTSPREQDSRPLKKRKTRRPSWTRLVNRAQRLAENPDGPQDAPLVAPQTPTTPQTSPTTPQTPATTNSPNLRSAESCLAPSVPPHSSPSSLSPSTSTPVRPRPAGRPPSPTQSHMLTSDPSPSPGPDRPVSQARKRGRSKSQTSSLDEPQPRHSPKLTRPEMLPHGHDETPDPHVLNPVLDHSPTLTNPSSPNPTPRKRGRPKRLPPSPLLPKQTLQDQNRDTLTPSGGEEGGKDFPSEKGNRKLRMRSIIGEMKRRKKRRLLREMLSGCGGGKEGRGREGGRESSRGCAGGVCGSATAPSLSSSFGGKLGPQINVSKRGNIYMGKRRGRKPKAPANSNPASQSTLFTSLSSPSLFSSPQPQPHPPLSHPFPSPSLTHSSGAQSPYSDGGCTEPAPSLFLPHTFSLPSPSSSCASPRPLSSFSSSSSLSPSLKRSSPGQGRHPLFHHPSSRLSSPPLPHPLYPHLPVFPTHLKETTHSPISKSHSKEMLPSDSVIGMDHNTISERGERRGRGRGGVTMGMTSDVTRSVFRTGLGVNLKGQRQPSPSMLLEHPPPVPSPIRVSASPPSPPSASPRHTPPSDLVEPRDRHRRRGYECPYTCPPCPCLGHNQRSHLALCPCPGHNTHKRQKHKRKRKYQHLLMHAHDPDFLSELDDLIGQFSKVRIGRHRDWARAGLGQDLDESGGKRRHSSLLSSQNFHSNVYRINLSGYYSPHPLSYPPHPSLSPLHPHPCHGLLNGSRKPEQRLRCGCPTKPCESLDQGDCGQGRRCALQGITGHLHPSSLSTPLSSSTTSSTTPMPLGFGYYRGYPLTMAHYPNPHPSFPLPPPHPYAPHHPHLQPPHLLLNPARFHRRRSRQLREAGLGGGGGEDVGVRGEGKRAGVRSCPAGSIPGRSCVYGGSEHKLRHKHRHRQRDHDGKEEEDERVAGSQLRSEFTTGSGGSRKTGGQGSAGLMESPWQHRHGKYPSFFSASAKPASSSSSSSERLKHTPLTCLGSSHLSSFGEGWGVRQNPWLRTGGLGAGFRPPEPTWGTLTEGQRTAAVWGSEREAGERHTPCHSTFTPPTHTNLFTSSATSGRGMRSGKDNWRPGSQDGSLRSEKPSQTERRGADPHYDLSRRQLKWLRTGQSFGAKRGPGRPRKKPLAPPLVYPFLCPTSQPNPPTETDVQNRDRNRGGGDSVQEVIEAVIQSQRRRRRKRRHIEKEEVEHPSCLQSTVC; encoded by the exons ATGGACCAGAGAGCGAAGGGGGGCCCATCTCTACCTCCACCATCCTCACCGCCTCTCCTCCCCACAGCCCCACCACAGCAGTAcccagagaaagaggtaggcggTGGGACGAGGAAGAGGATAGAGAAGGAAGGAGGTGGTGCAGTACTGGAGGTGCTCATTGAGGGGTGCTGTGGTGCTGCAGGGCAGAGACAGCTCCCATTCCCAGGCAGTGAGAGGAGCTGCACTGAAGGCAATGTGAGGCTGAGGATCGGAGTCCAAACGGCCAAACGCACCAAGAAACCCCCCAGGACCCTGGAGGGCTACGAGTGTAAACCCCCCATCAGGACGTACCAGAGGCCTGGGAGGGGGGCAGCAGGGAGGGGGAgtcaggagggaggggggagtgggCAGTGGAACAGCCCTCAGGAGGAGGGGGACGGAGAGCAGAACCAGGGGTCAGACCCCAGCACCACCCAGACCAGGAAGATACACTCCTCCTCGCCTccgtcttcatcatcatcatcatcagccccTACAACCACCCCTCTCAGCCCAGCCAACCCTCAGACTGCACCAGCCAAACAG CAGGTCCCTGTGAACCTGGGCTATAAGAAGTCAGACACCCTACCGGAGAAACCAAGGCACCCTGACCCACCGGATGCCCACAGCAAACTACTCTCACCTGCCCAAATGGACCAGGCAACCCCCTCTGACCCCACAGCTTCATCCCCCCATTCCCCCCCTCCCTCATCACCCCATTCCCCCTTGGTAAAGGACCCTAGCGGTGAGGCAGGTGTTAAGGGTGAGGGAGGTATGCTGAATGGGGGAGTACCTACAGTCACCTGCCATCCTACCAGACTCACAAAGGTCAAAGGTCACAAACAGAACTGTTCTTCCTCAGCCGCCCCCACTAACGTGAACTCAACAACAagacctccagcctccagcccccATCAGGCTGACCTTGCAGCCCAGGACAGGACTACAGGCTTCAGCTGCCCTCCTACACCGCCCCCATCCACACCCCTACTTCCAGACCAGAGAGGAGCCCCAGTGGCTGATGGGAGACTGAGTCCTGCTGCCTCCCTCACCAGCCTGAGCAAGGGACCATTACTACCGTCCTCTGTGGgaaatgagagagggaaggaggagaaagccaagaagaagaaagagagagatgacaaAGCGAGGGGTGAGAAAGGGAAGGgtaagagaggggagaaggggagagggaaggaggacagagggaggaatgAGAAGAtggacagagatgagagagggaaggagggaactGGGATGGATGAGAGCGGGAGGGATATGacggggaaggaggagagaaatggGGACGAGGACAAGGAAAGAGAGAAGCCCAGAGACTTGAGGACGAATAAATCGCCCTCTTCTACAAAGTGTCAGATGTTGTCTGATGTTCAGAGCAGGAAGACGGGTACACCCAGCCCAGACCTGACCAGCAGAACAGGGGAATCAGATGATACTGGTGCCCCCTCAAGACCGactgtctctccctccaacccatccactgcctcctctcccctcacctccctccctcctccctctctctctctccactcttcctctcctcctacctCCCCCCGAGAGCAGGACAGCCGTCCGCTGAAGAAGCGTAAGACCCGACGGCCAAGCTGGACCAGGCTGGTGAACCGGGCACAGAGACTGGCAGAGAACCCAGATGGCCCCCAAGATGCCCCCTTAGTTGCCCCACAGACCCCCACTACACCCCAGACATCCCCCACTACCCCCCAGACACCCGCAACTACCAACTCACCCAACCTTCGGTCAGCTGAGTCATGCCTAGCCCCCTCCGTTCCCCCACACTCCAGTccgtcctccctctccccctctacctccactCCTGTGAGACCCAGACCAGCAGGGCGACCCCCATCCCCCACCCAGTCTCACATGTTGACCTCTGACCCTAGCCCTTCACCTGGACCTGACCGTCCCGTCTCTCAGGCCAGAAAAAGGGGTCGTTCCAAATCCCAAACCTCGAGCTTGGACGAACCCCAACCCAGACACTCCCCCAAACTTACCCGACCTGAGATGCTCCCTCATGGGCATGATGAGACTCCGGACCCCCATGTGCTCAACCCAGTGCTGGATCACAGTCCCACCCTCACCAATCCCTCTAGCCCCAACCCCACGCCCAGGAAACGAGGTCGCCCCAAACGgctgcccccctcccccctcctccccaaacAGACTCTCCAGGACCAGAACAGGGATACACTGACCCCCTctggaggtgaggaggggggtAAAGACTTCCCCTCTGAAAAGGGGAACAGGAAGCTGAGGATGAGGAGCATCAtcggagagatgaagaggaggaagaagaggaggctaCTCAGGGAAATGCTTTCTGGGTGtggaggggggaaggaggggagaggaagagagggaggtagagagagctcTCGTGGGTGTGCAGGAGGGGTGTGTGGGTCGGCCACAGcaccctccctgtcctcctcctttGGGGGTAAACTAGGTCCCCAGATCAACGTGAGTAAGAGGGGGAACATATAcatggggaagaggagaggacgcAAACCCAAAGCTccagctaactctaaccctgccTCTCAGTCCACactgttcaccagtctctctagtccctctctcttctcctctccccagccccagccccatcctcccctctctcacccattcccctccccatctctcaccCACTCCAGTGGAGCCCAGAGCCCTTACAGTGATGGAGGCTGCACAGAACcagctccctccctcttcctcccccacaCCTTCTCCCtaccctcaccctcctcctcctgcgcATCGccacgtcctctctcctccttctcctcctcctcatccctctctccctctctaaagaGGAGTTCTCCAGGTCAGGGACGACATCCCCTCTTCCACCATCCCTCCAGCagactctcttctcctcctcttcctcaccctctTTACCCCCATCTGCCTGTCTTCCCCACACACCTGAAAGAGACCACACACTCACCTATCAGTAAATCACACAGCAAGGAGATGTTGCCTAGTGACAGTGTGATTGGAATGGACCACAACACTATCTCAGagcggggggagaggaggggccgAGGGAGAGGGGGGGTAACCATGGGAATGACCTCAGATGTCACCAGGTCAGTGTTCCGGACAGGTTTAGGGGTCAACCTGAAGGGTCAGAGACAACCCTCGCCCTCCATGTTACTAGAACACCCCCCCCCTGTACCCTCACCCATCAGAGTGTCAgcctcacccccctctcccccctctgcctCCCCCAGACACACGCCTCCTTCTGACTTAGTGGAACCCAGAGACAGGCACAGGCGGAGGGGGTATGAATGTCCCTATACCTGCCCCCCCTGCCCCTGCCTAGGGCACAACCAGCGCTCCCACCTGGCCCTCTGTCCCTGCCCTGGGCACAACACACACAAGAGACAGAAACACAAACGCAAGAGGAAGTACCAGCACCTGCTCATGCATGCGCACGACCCAGACTTCCTCTCTGAACTGGACGATCTCATTGGGCAGTTCAGCAAGGTCCGCATCGGGCGCCACCGTGATTGGGCCAGAGCTGGATTGGGGCAGGATCTCGATGAGAGTGGGGGGAAAAGACGCCACTCTTCCTTATTGTCATCGCAAAATTTCCACTCAAACGTTTACAGAATCAACTTGAGTGGATACTACTCGCCTCACCCCCTGTCTtacccccctcacccctccctctccccgctGCACCCCCACCCCTGCCACGGCCTGCTAAATGGCAGCAGAAAGCCAGAGCAGAGGTTGAGGTGTGGCTGTCCCACCAAGCCCTGTGAGTCCCTAGACCAGGGTGACTGTGGCCAGGGGAGGAGGTGTGCCTTACAGGGTATCACAGGgcacctccacccctcctctctcagtacccccctgtcctcctccaccacctcttccACCACCCCCATGCCTCTGGGGTTTGGCTACTACAGAGGCTATCCTCTGACCATGGCCCATTACCCAAACCCACACCCCTCCtttcccctgcctccccctcaccCCTacgccccccaccacccccacctccaaccccctcacctcctcctcaacCCAGCCAGGTTCCacaggaggaggagcaggcagctgagggaggctgggttgggtggaggtggaggtgaggaCGTGGGGGTTAGGGGTGAGGGAAAGAGGGCAGGGGTCCGTTCCTGTCCAGCAGGGTCCATCCCTGGTCGGTCCTGTGTCTATGGGGGGAGTGAACACAAGCTCAGACACAAACATCGTCACAGACAGCGTGATCATGACGGAAAGGAAGAAGAGGACGAGAGAGTTGCAGGGTCACAGCTAAGGTCAGAGTTCACCACAGGGTCAGGAGGAAGTAGAAAGACTGGAGGACAAGGGAGTGCTGGGTTGATGGAGTCTCCATGGCAACATAGGCACGGCAAATACCCCTCTTTCTTCTCTGCTTCTGCTAAACCagcctcttcatcatcatcatcatcagagaGGCTCAAACACACACCCCTCACCTGTCTAGGCTCCTCTCACCTGTCCTCATTTGGGGAGGGCTGGGGGGTTCGGCAGAACCCCTGGCTGAGGACAGGGGGGCTGGGGGCTGGATTCAGACCCCCCGAACCCACCTGGGGCACTCTGACAGAAGGGCAGAGGACGGCCGCTGtgtgggggtcagagagagaggcgggggagAGACACACACCCTGTCACAGCACCTTCACCCCCCcgacacacaccaacctcttcacCTCCTCTGCCACCAGTGGGAGGGGCATGAGGAGCGGAAAAGACAATTGGAGACCAGGGAGTCAAGACGGGTCACTGAGGAGTGAGAAGCCatcacagacagagaggagaggcgcaG ACCCACACTATGACCTGAGCAGGAGGCAACTGAAGTGGCTGAGAACCGGTCAAAGTTTTGGGGCTAAGAGAGGGCCTGGAAGACCCAGGAAGAAACCTCTAGCCCCCCCTTTGGtctaccccttcctctgtcctaCAAGCCAACCAAACCCTCCAACTGAGACAGACgtccagaacagagacagaaacagagggggaGGAGATTCAGTACAAGAGGTGATTGAAGCTGTGATTCAGAGCCAGAGGAGGAGAAGACGGAAGAGGAGGCACATTGAGAAAGAGGAGGTCGAGCATCCATCCTGTCTCCAAAG CACTGTGTGCTAA
- the LOC129842331 gene encoding histone-lysine N-methyltransferase ASH1L-like isoform X3 produces MDQRAKGGPSLPPPSSPPLLPTAPPQQYPEKEVGGGTRKRIEKEGGGAVLEVLIEGCCGAAGQRQLPFPGSERSCTEGNVRLRIGVQTAKRTKKPPRTLEGYECKPPIRTYQRPGRGAAGRGSQEGGGSGQWNSPQEEGDGEQNQGSDPSTTQTRKIHSSSPPSSSSSSSAPTTTPLSPANPQTAPAKQQVPVNLGYKKSDTLPEKPRHPDPPDAHSKLLSPAQMDQATPSDPTASSPHSPPPSSPHSPLVKDPSGEAGVKGEGGMLNGGVPTVTCHPTRLTKVKGHKQNCSSSAAPTNVNSTTRPPASSPHQADLAAQDRTTGFSCPPTPPPSTPLLPDQRGAPVADGRLSPAASLTSLSKGPLLPSSVGNERGKEEKAKKKKERDDKARGEKGKGKRGEKGRGKEDRGRNEKMDRDERGKEGTGMDESGRDMTGKEERNGDEDKEREKPRDLRTNKSPSSTKCQMLSDVQSRKTGTPSPDLTSRTGESDDTGAPSRPTVSPSNPSTASSPLTSLPPPSLSLHSSSPPTSPREQDSRPLKKRKTRRPSWTRLVNRAQRLAENPDGPQDAPLVAPQTPTTPQTSPTTPQTPATTNSPNLRSAESCLAPSVPPHSSPSSLSPSTSTPVRPRPAGRPPSPTQSHMLTSDPSPSPGPDRPVSQARKRGRSKSQTSSLDEPQPRHSPKLTRPEMLPHGHDETPDPHVLNPVLDHSPTLTNPSSPNPTPRKRGRPKRLPPSPLLPKQTLQDQNRDTLTPSGGEEGGKDFPSEKGNRKLRMRSIIGEMKRRKKRRLLREMLSGCGGGKEGRGREGGRESSRGCAGGVCGSATAPSLSSSFGGKLGPQINVSKRGNIYMGKRRGRKPKAPANSNPASQSTLFTSLSSPSLFSSPQPQPHPPLSHPFPSPSLTHSSGAQSPYSDGGCTEPAPSLFLPHTFSLPSPSSSCASPRPLSSFSSSSSLSPSLKRSSPGQGRHPLFHHPSSRLSSPPLPHPLYPHLPVFPTHLKETTHSPISKSHSKEMLPSDSVIGMDHNTISERGERRGRGRGGVTMGMTSDVTRSVFRTGLGVNLKGQRQPSPSMLLEHPPPVPSPIRVSASPPSPPSASPRHTPPSDLVEPRDRHRRRGYECPYTCPPCPCLGHNQRSHLALCPCPGHNTHKRQKHKRKRKYQHLLMHAHDPDFLSELDDLIGQFSKVRIGRHRDWARAGLGQDLDESGGKRRHSSLLSSQNFHSNVYRINLSGYYSPHPLSYPPHPSLSPLHPHPCHGLLNGSRKPEQRLRCGCPTKPCESLDQGDCGQGRRCALQGITGHLHPSSLSTPLSSSTTSSTTPMPLGFGYYRGYPLTMAHYPNPHPSFPLPPPHPYAPHHPHLQPPHLLLNPARFHRRRSRQLREAGLGGGGGEDVGVRGEGKRAGVRSCPAGSIPGRSCVYGGSEHKLRHKHRHRQRDHDGKEEEDERVAGSQLRSEFTTGSGGSRKTGGQGSAGLMESPWQHRHGKYPSFFSASAKPASSSSSSSERLKHTPLTCLGSSHLSSFGEGWGVRQNPWLRTGGLGAGFRPPEPTWGTLTEGQRTAAVWGSEREAGERHTPCHSTFTPPTHTNLFTSSATSGRGMRSGKDNWRPGSQDGSLRSEKPSQTERRGADPHYDLSRRQLKWLRTGQSFGAKRGPGRPRKKPLAPPLVYPFLCPTSQPNPPTETDVQNRDRNRGGGDSVQEVIEAVIQSQRRRRRKRRHIEKEEVEHPSCLQSSGEGEPVTHTPSICTGQSELTQTPSLTSASQSDKGADQLPRKRFQRAGLYSDDYKTTDPSSQNQLNRERLEYTPGEQDYSLLPAPIHVGKYLRMRRIDFQLPFDVMWLFRHNQLHKEPDVPLTREISSYQPKEKSLSSHQTGVSLPPSPQEECSSHQTGVSLPPSPQEKGSSPSRKLFPYLDMEPMTTSDGVFVLKHHVFLLRNWERVRDRQIRLRRGREGEREKDGGGAPSYVATGDNNSHIMSGP; encoded by the exons ATGGACCAGAGAGCGAAGGGGGGCCCATCTCTACCTCCACCATCCTCACCGCCTCTCCTCCCCACAGCCCCACCACAGCAGTAcccagagaaagaggtaggcggTGGGACGAGGAAGAGGATAGAGAAGGAAGGAGGTGGTGCAGTACTGGAGGTGCTCATTGAGGGGTGCTGTGGTGCTGCAGGGCAGAGACAGCTCCCATTCCCAGGCAGTGAGAGGAGCTGCACTGAAGGCAATGTGAGGCTGAGGATCGGAGTCCAAACGGCCAAACGCACCAAGAAACCCCCCAGGACCCTGGAGGGCTACGAGTGTAAACCCCCCATCAGGACGTACCAGAGGCCTGGGAGGGGGGCAGCAGGGAGGGGGAgtcaggagggaggggggagtgggCAGTGGAACAGCCCTCAGGAGGAGGGGGACGGAGAGCAGAACCAGGGGTCAGACCCCAGCACCACCCAGACCAGGAAGATACACTCCTCCTCGCCTccgtcttcatcatcatcatcatcagccccTACAACCACCCCTCTCAGCCCAGCCAACCCTCAGACTGCACCAGCCAAACAG CAGGTCCCTGTGAACCTGGGCTATAAGAAGTCAGACACCCTACCGGAGAAACCAAGGCACCCTGACCCACCGGATGCCCACAGCAAACTACTCTCACCTGCCCAAATGGACCAGGCAACCCCCTCTGACCCCACAGCTTCATCCCCCCATTCCCCCCCTCCCTCATCACCCCATTCCCCCTTGGTAAAGGACCCTAGCGGTGAGGCAGGTGTTAAGGGTGAGGGAGGTATGCTGAATGGGGGAGTACCTACAGTCACCTGCCATCCTACCAGACTCACAAAGGTCAAAGGTCACAAACAGAACTGTTCTTCCTCAGCCGCCCCCACTAACGTGAACTCAACAACAagacctccagcctccagcccccATCAGGCTGACCTTGCAGCCCAGGACAGGACTACAGGCTTCAGCTGCCCTCCTACACCGCCCCCATCCACACCCCTACTTCCAGACCAGAGAGGAGCCCCAGTGGCTGATGGGAGACTGAGTCCTGCTGCCTCCCTCACCAGCCTGAGCAAGGGACCATTACTACCGTCCTCTGTGGgaaatgagagagggaaggaggagaaagccaagaagaagaaagagagagatgacaaAGCGAGGGGTGAGAAAGGGAAGGgtaagagaggggagaaggggagagggaaggaggacagagggaggaatgAGAAGAtggacagagatgagagagggaaggagggaactGGGATGGATGAGAGCGGGAGGGATATGacggggaaggaggagagaaatggGGACGAGGACAAGGAAAGAGAGAAGCCCAGAGACTTGAGGACGAATAAATCGCCCTCTTCTACAAAGTGTCAGATGTTGTCTGATGTTCAGAGCAGGAAGACGGGTACACCCAGCCCAGACCTGACCAGCAGAACAGGGGAATCAGATGATACTGGTGCCCCCTCAAGACCGactgtctctccctccaacccatccactgcctcctctcccctcacctccctccctcctccctctctctctctccactcttcctctcctcctacctCCCCCCGAGAGCAGGACAGCCGTCCGCTGAAGAAGCGTAAGACCCGACGGCCAAGCTGGACCAGGCTGGTGAACCGGGCACAGAGACTGGCAGAGAACCCAGATGGCCCCCAAGATGCCCCCTTAGTTGCCCCACAGACCCCCACTACACCCCAGACATCCCCCACTACCCCCCAGACACCCGCAACTACCAACTCACCCAACCTTCGGTCAGCTGAGTCATGCCTAGCCCCCTCCGTTCCCCCACACTCCAGTccgtcctccctctccccctctacctccactCCTGTGAGACCCAGACCAGCAGGGCGACCCCCATCCCCCACCCAGTCTCACATGTTGACCTCTGACCCTAGCCCTTCACCTGGACCTGACCGTCCCGTCTCTCAGGCCAGAAAAAGGGGTCGTTCCAAATCCCAAACCTCGAGCTTGGACGAACCCCAACCCAGACACTCCCCCAAACTTACCCGACCTGAGATGCTCCCTCATGGGCATGATGAGACTCCGGACCCCCATGTGCTCAACCCAGTGCTGGATCACAGTCCCACCCTCACCAATCCCTCTAGCCCCAACCCCACGCCCAGGAAACGAGGTCGCCCCAAACGgctgcccccctcccccctcctccccaaacAGACTCTCCAGGACCAGAACAGGGATACACTGACCCCCTctggaggtgaggaggggggtAAAGACTTCCCCTCTGAAAAGGGGAACAGGAAGCTGAGGATGAGGAGCATCAtcggagagatgaagaggaggaagaagaggaggctaCTCAGGGAAATGCTTTCTGGGTGtggaggggggaaggaggggagaggaagagagggaggtagagagagctcTCGTGGGTGTGCAGGAGGGGTGTGTGGGTCGGCCACAGcaccctccctgtcctcctcctttGGGGGTAAACTAGGTCCCCAGATCAACGTGAGTAAGAGGGGGAACATATAcatggggaagaggagaggacgcAAACCCAAAGCTccagctaactctaaccctgccTCTCAGTCCACactgttcaccagtctctctagtccctctctcttctcctctccccagccccagccccatcctcccctctctcacccattcccctccccatctctcaccCACTCCAGTGGAGCCCAGAGCCCTTACAGTGATGGAGGCTGCACAGAACcagctccctccctcttcctcccccacaCCTTCTCCCtaccctcaccctcctcctcctgcgcATCGccacgtcctctctcctccttctcctcctcctcatccctctctccctctctaaagaGGAGTTCTCCAGGTCAGGGACGACATCCCCTCTTCCACCATCCCTCCAGCagactctcttctcctcctcttcctcaccctctTTACCCCCATCTGCCTGTCTTCCCCACACACCTGAAAGAGACCACACACTCACCTATCAGTAAATCACACAGCAAGGAGATGTTGCCTAGTGACAGTGTGATTGGAATGGACCACAACACTATCTCAGagcggggggagaggaggggccgAGGGAGAGGGGGGGTAACCATGGGAATGACCTCAGATGTCACCAGGTCAGTGTTCCGGACAGGTTTAGGGGTCAACCTGAAGGGTCAGAGACAACCCTCGCCCTCCATGTTACTAGAACACCCCCCCCCTGTACCCTCACCCATCAGAGTGTCAgcctcacccccctctcccccctctgcctCCCCCAGACACACGCCTCCTTCTGACTTAGTGGAACCCAGAGACAGGCACAGGCGGAGGGGGTATGAATGTCCCTATACCTGCCCCCCCTGCCCCTGCCTAGGGCACAACCAGCGCTCCCACCTGGCCCTCTGTCCCTGCCCTGGGCACAACACACACAAGAGACAGAAACACAAACGCAAGAGGAAGTACCAGCACCTGCTCATGCATGCGCACGACCCAGACTTCCTCTCTGAACTGGACGATCTCATTGGGCAGTTCAGCAAGGTCCGCATCGGGCGCCACCGTGATTGGGCCAGAGCTGGATTGGGGCAGGATCTCGATGAGAGTGGGGGGAAAAGACGCCACTCTTCCTTATTGTCATCGCAAAATTTCCACTCAAACGTTTACAGAATCAACTTGAGTGGATACTACTCGCCTCACCCCCTGTCTtacccccctcacccctccctctccccgctGCACCCCCACCCCTGCCACGGCCTGCTAAATGGCAGCAGAAAGCCAGAGCAGAGGTTGAGGTGTGGCTGTCCCACCAAGCCCTGTGAGTCCCTAGACCAGGGTGACTGTGGCCAGGGGAGGAGGTGTGCCTTACAGGGTATCACAGGgcacctccacccctcctctctcagtacccccctgtcctcctccaccacctcttccACCACCCCCATGCCTCTGGGGTTTGGCTACTACAGAGGCTATCCTCTGACCATGGCCCATTACCCAAACCCACACCCCTCCtttcccctgcctccccctcaccCCTacgccccccaccacccccacctccaaccccctcacctcctcctcaacCCAGCCAGGTTCCacaggaggaggagcaggcagctgagggaggctgggttgggtggaggtggaggtgaggaCGTGGGGGTTAGGGGTGAGGGAAAGAGGGCAGGGGTCCGTTCCTGTCCAGCAGGGTCCATCCCTGGTCGGTCCTGTGTCTATGGGGGGAGTGAACACAAGCTCAGACACAAACATCGTCACAGACAGCGTGATCATGACGGAAAGGAAGAAGAGGACGAGAGAGTTGCAGGGTCACAGCTAAGGTCAGAGTTCACCACAGGGTCAGGAGGAAGTAGAAAGACTGGAGGACAAGGGAGTGCTGGGTTGATGGAGTCTCCATGGCAACATAGGCACGGCAAATACCCCTCTTTCTTCTCTGCTTCTGCTAAACCagcctcttcatcatcatcatcatcagagaGGCTCAAACACACACCCCTCACCTGTCTAGGCTCCTCTCACCTGTCCTCATTTGGGGAGGGCTGGGGGGTTCGGCAGAACCCCTGGCTGAGGACAGGGGGGCTGGGGGCTGGATTCAGACCCCCCGAACCCACCTGGGGCACTCTGACAGAAGGGCAGAGGACGGCCGCTGtgtgggggtcagagagagaggcgggggagAGACACACACCCTGTCACAGCACCTTCACCCCCCcgacacacaccaacctcttcacCTCCTCTGCCACCAGTGGGAGGGGCATGAGGAGCGGAAAAGACAATTGGAGACCAGGGAGTCAAGACGGGTCACTGAGGAGTGAGAAGCCatcacagacagagaggagaggcgcaG ACCCACACTATGACCTGAGCAGGAGGCAACTGAAGTGGCTGAGAACCGGTCAAAGTTTTGGGGCTAAGAGAGGGCCTGGAAGACCCAGGAAGAAACCTCTAGCCCCCCCTTTGGtctaccccttcctctgtcctaCAAGCCAACCAAACCCTCCAACTGAGACAGACgtccagaacagagacagaaacagagggggaGGAGATTCAGTACAAGAGGTGATTGAAGCTGTGATTCAGAGCCAGAGGAGGAGAAGACGGAAGAGGAGGCACATTGAGAAAGAGGAGGTCGAGCATCCATCCTGTCTCCAAAG TTCTGGTGAAGGTGAGCCAGTCACCCACACCCCCTCCATATGCACAGGCCAATCAGAGCTAACCCAAACTCCATCCCTAACCTCGGCCAGCCAATCAGATAAGGGAGCTGACCAGCTGCCTAGGAAGAGGTTTCAGAGGGCGGGGCTCTACTCAGATGACTACAAAACTACAGA TCCCTCCTCTCAGAACCAGctgaacagagagagactggaataTACACCAGGAGAACAAGACTACAGCCTCCTGCCTGCTCCCATACATGTTG GGAAGTACCTAAGAATGAGACGTATTGACTTTCAGTTGCCCTTTGACGTCATGTGGCTCTTCAGGCACAACCag CTCCACAAAGAGCCAGATGTTCCTCTGACCAGAGAGATCTCATCCT ACCAACCAAAAGAGAAGAGCCTGTCCAGTCACCAGACAGgggtgtccctccctccctctccccaggagGAGTGTTCCAGTCACCAGACAGgggtgtccctccctccctctccccaggagAAGGGTTCCAGTCCCAGTAGGAAGCTGTTTCCCTACCTGGACATGGAACCTATGACCACCAGTGACGG GGTGTTCGTCCTGAAGCACCACGTGTTCCTTttgaggaactgggagagggtcagagacagacagatacgcctgaggagggggagagagggggaacgagagaaagatggaggaggaGCTCCCAGCTATGTAGCTACTGGGGACAACAACAGCCACATCATGTCAGGTCCATGA